The proteins below come from a single Tissierella sp. MB52-C2 genomic window:
- a CDS encoding metal-sensing transcriptional repressor — protein sequence MNEGKRRAAIKLKTARGQIDGIIKMLEDDRYCVDVSTQILSAIGLLKKANIDILNSHIRSCVSTAILEDEKQGEEKIEEIINIIDKYIK from the coding sequence ATGAATGAAGGAAAAAGAAGAGCAGCTATTAAGTTAAAAACAGCTAGAGGTCAGATAGATGGCATAATAAAAATGCTTGAAGATGATAGGTACTGTGTAGATGTATCTACACAGATCCTATCTGCCATTGGTCTATTAAAAAAGGCCAATATAGATATATTAAATAGTCATATAAGATCTTGTGTATCTACTGCTATTTTAGAAGATGAAAAACAGGGTGAAGAAAAAATAGAAGAAATAATAAACATTATAGATAAATATATAAAATAG
- a CDS encoding DnaJ C-terminal domain-containing protein, which yields MEYKDYYKILGVEKTASQDEIKKSFRSLAKKYHPDLNPNDDKAQEKFKEINEAYEVLGDEEKKKMYDQFGSGYNFSNGQNFDPSQYGFGGPGGYSYTYSTADGDFSDFFNMFFGGMGGNQRSSGQKGFDLGNLFGGGRKASRKQSPSYESELNITIEEGYNGVQKDINLNIGGENKSITVKVPKGILPGKKLKVKGEKWGIKGDILFKINFEEEEKNRLDGLDIVSKLDLLPWEAVLGEKVVVNTLDGKIKIDIPKLISSGKKIRIPGKGYKDMKDNKGDLYIEVNIVNPKSLTEEEIELYQKLKEISKHN from the coding sequence ATGGAATATAAAGACTATTATAAAATACTTGGTGTTGAAAAAACTGCAAGCCAAGATGAAATAAAAAAATCATTTAGAAGCTTAGCTAAGAAATATCATCCAGACTTAAATCCAAATGATGACAAAGCTCAGGAAAAGTTTAAGGAAATAAATGAAGCCTATGAAGTACTAGGAGATGAAGAAAAGAAAAAGATGTATGACCAATTTGGATCAGGATATAATTTCTCCAATGGTCAAAATTTCGACCCATCTCAATATGGTTTTGGTGGTCCTGGTGGATATAGCTATACCTATAGTACAGCGGATGGAGACTTTAGTGATTTCTTCAATATGTTCTTTGGTGGAATGGGGGGAAATCAAAGAAGCAGTGGTCAAAAAGGATTTGATTTAGGTAATTTATTTGGAGGTGGCAGAAAAGCCAGTAGAAAACAAAGTCCTTCCTATGAATCAGAACTAAATATAACTATTGAAGAAGGATATAATGGAGTCCAAAAGGATATTAATCTTAATATAGGTGGAGAAAATAAAAGCATAACAGTAAAGGTACCAAAAGGAATATTGCCTGGGAAAAAATTGAAAGTTAAAGGCGAAAAGTGGGGAATAAAAGGAGATATTCTTTTTAAAATCAATTTTGAGGAAGAGGAAAAAAATAGATTAGATGGATTAGATATAGTATCTAAACTAGACTTACTACCTTGGGAAGCAGTTTTAGGAGAAAAGGTAGTAGTAAATACTTTAGATGGAAAGATTAAAATCGATATTCCAAAACTAATATCATCAGGAAAGAAAATTAGAATACCTGGAAAAGGATATAAAGATATGAAAGATAATAAGGGGGATTTATATATAGAAGTAAATATAGTAAATCCAAAGAGTTTGACGGAAGAAGAAATTGAATTATATCAGAAGCTAAAGGAAATATCGAAACATAATTAG
- a CDS encoding transposase, producing MLEEWLDKLNIYEKHLNILDERNSYSKTDKDATFMRLKDDHMKNGQLKPAYNIQCATNGGYIVDIEGFSNPTDVRTLVPFMDKLLKKYDTKINRVVADSGYESEENYLYLRKKKIKPFIKPLNYEVKKTRKYRNDISRKENMIYYKVEDYYICHNNKKLKFEKRIYRKNKYGFKSESKVYLCNDCLNCIYSSDCINMKNKTGLKRIYVSEGFEELRKESEKNIMTEEGITERLNRSIQSEGVFSYIKSGMQYLRFKHRGMEKVISEIKLLSVAINIRKLSSKIKADKLGFIRYKEVI from the coding sequence ATGTTGGAAGAGTGGCTTGATAAGCTAAATATATATGAAAAACATTTGAATATACTTGATGAAAGAAACAGCTATTCAAAAACAGATAAAGATGCAACTTTCATGAGATTAAAAGATGACCATATGAAAAATGGTCAGTTAAAACCTGCTTACAATATTCAATGTGCAACGAATGGCGGGTATATTGTAGATATAGAGGGATTTAGTAATCCTACAGATGTGAGAACCTTAGTTCCTTTTATGGATAAACTTCTAAAAAAATATGATACAAAAATAAATAGAGTTGTAGCAGACTCAGGCTATGAAAGTGAGGAAAATTATCTTTATCTAAGAAAAAAGAAAATAAAACCTTTCATAAAACCCTTAAATTATGAAGTAAAAAAGACAAGAAAATATAGAAATGACATATCAAGAAAAGAGAATATGATTTACTATAAAGTAGAAGATTACTATATTTGTCATAATAATAAAAAGCTTAAATTCGAAAAGAGAATATATAGAAAAAATAAATATGGATTTAAAAGTGAGTCTAAGGTTTATCTATGCAATGACTGTCTAAATTGTATATATTCTAGTGATTGCATCAATATGAAAAACAAAACTGGATTGAAACGCATATATGTTTCTGAAGGATTTGAAGAATTAAGAAAAGAATCAGAAAAAAATATAATGACAGAAGAAGGAATTACAGAAAGACTTAATCGTTCAATTCAGTCAGAAGGAGTATTTTCATATATAAAATCAGGAATGCAATATTTAAGATTTAAACATAGAGGTATGGAAAAAGTTATTTCAGAAATAAAGTTACTAAGTGTCGCAATAAATATAAGAAAACTAAGTAGTAAAATAAAGGCAGACAAATTAGGTTTTATCCGATATAAAGAAGTGATTTAG
- a CDS encoding LacI family DNA-binding transcriptional regulator, which yields MDVTMKDIARLAGVSIATVSKIVNGKDSDISRPTIEKVKRIIEEENYSPNSIARSMITKKTRTIGLIIPDVRNPFFTDLTRGAEDVANDRGYSIFFCNTDEDLNKEIKYINNLIEKQVDGIALAGSAFRNKELEEKLNIKIPIVSLDRNVYFKGIKGKVEIDSFSGAYDAVTYLIKLGHEKIMYLSGPLNIRLSMDRLEGYKKALLDNNLKYDETLIIEGSYNSEFGYETIKNMVIDKDITAIFCGNDLIAIGAMNGLKEKGINIPEDISVVGFDDIYISSLVTPSLTTVNQPSYKIGYLAVETLINILENKEELDNEVEIKLELVVRESTSKRRQI from the coding sequence TTGGATGTAACTATGAAGGATATTGCGAGGCTAGCTGGCGTATCTATTGCAACTGTTTCCAAGATTGTCAATGGAAAAGATAGCGATATAAGTAGGCCAACAATAGAAAAAGTAAAGAGGATTATTGAAGAAGAAAATTATTCACCTAATAGTATTGCACGTAGTATGATTACCAAGAAGACAAGAACTATTGGTCTTATCATTCCAGATGTACGGAATCCGTTTTTTACAGATTTAACAAGAGGAGCGGAGGATGTAGCTAATGATAGAGGATATAGTATATTTTTCTGTAATACTGATGAAGATTTAAATAAAGAGATCAAATATATTAACAATCTCATAGAGAAGCAAGTTGATGGTATCGCTTTAGCAGGATCAGCCTTTAGAAATAAAGAGCTTGAAGAAAAATTGAATATAAAGATTCCCATTGTATCCTTGGACAGAAATGTTTACTTTAAGGGAATTAAGGGGAAAGTTGAAATTGATAGTTTTTCTGGAGCATATGATGCTGTAACATATTTAATAAAGTTAGGTCATGAAAAGATTATGTATTTATCAGGTCCGCTCAATATCAGACTTTCTATGGATAGACTTGAGGGATATAAAAAAGCACTTCTTGATAATAATTTAAAATATGATGAAACATTGATTATAGAAGGTAGTTATAATAGTGAGTTCGGATACGAGACTATAAAAAACATGGTAATAGATAAGGATATAACGGCTATATTTTGTGGAAATGATCTTATTGCCATAGGAGCAATGAATGGGTTAAAAGAGAAGGGAATAAATATACCAGAAGATATTAGTGTAGTTGGGTTTGATGATATTTATATTTCATCTCTAGTAACGCCTTCTCTTACCACAGTGAATCAACCGAGTTATAAAATTGGGTATTTGGCTGTAGAGACATTGATAAATATTCTTGAGAATAAAGAAGAACTAGATAATGAAGTAGAGATAAAGTTGGAACTAGTAGTTAGAGAATCAACTAGTAAGAGGAGACAAATATGA
- a CDS encoding cation transporter has protein sequence MKKTLLVEGMSCGHCENAVKNALKGLDGVSKVEVNLSSKSVEVEGEGLNDILIKGAIEDAGYDLIEIK, from the coding sequence ATGAAAAAAACTTTATTAGTAGAAGGAATGAGTTGTGGACACTGTGAAAATGCTGTGAAAAATGCATTAAAGGGTTTAGATGGAGTGAGTAAAGTGGAAGTGAATTTATCATCTAAAAGTGTAGAGGTAGAAGGAGAAGGCTTAAATGACATTCTTATAAAGGGTGCAATAGAAGACGCAGGATATGATTTAATAGAAATAAAGTAG
- a CDS encoding BMP family ABC transporter substrate-binding protein has product MKKIAVVMSILLVLSFVLTGCSSPKNVPDKDASGEKLKVVLLIPGTLGDKSFFDSANAGLELVRKELGAETKVIEMGTDSTKWEPTFIDVSEGDWDIIISGNDTTELMNTLAVEYPEKRYINFDTFIEETVDNVYSMFYSTNEVSYLAGALAGLVTKSDIEIANKENVIGFLGGMDIPGINDFLVGYIEGAKSVNPDIKVIVSYAGDFGDPAKGKELGLVQYNSGADISFNVAGGTGLGLIDAATEKNGYAIGVDSDQAMLFKDSDPEKAAHIASSAVKRIDQAIFDAVKKHIEGTLEYGTHNSMGVAEGAVGLAKNEYYDKLPQDIKDKIIEIEQEIANGEIKVGTAFGVSTDKINELRESVRP; this is encoded by the coding sequence ATGAAAAAAATAGCTGTTGTTATGTCTATATTATTAGTTTTATCTTTTGTCTTGACAGGATGTTCGAGTCCTAAAAATGTTCCAGATAAAGATGCGTCTGGGGAAAAACTTAAAGTAGTACTTTTAATTCCCGGTACATTAGGTGATAAGTCTTTCTTTGATTCTGCAAATGCGGGATTAGAACTTGTTAGGAAAGAACTTGGAGCAGAAACAAAGGTAATTGAAATGGGAACAGACTCTACTAAATGGGAGCCAACTTTTATAGATGTTTCTGAAGGTGATTGGGATATTATTATTTCTGGAAATGATACTACAGAATTAATGAATACATTAGCAGTAGAATATCCAGAGAAAAGATATATAAACTTTGATACATTTATTGAAGAAACAGTGGATAATGTATATTCAATGTTTTACAGTACAAATGAAGTATCCTACTTAGCTGGTGCATTGGCTGGTTTAGTAACAAAATCAGATATTGAGATTGCAAATAAAGAAAATGTAATTGGGTTCCTTGGTGGAATGGATATACCAGGAATCAATGATTTCTTGGTTGGATATATTGAGGGAGCAAAAAGTGTAAATCCTGATATTAAGGTAATAGTTTCATATGCAGGGGACTTTGGAGATCCTGCTAAAGGAAAAGAATTAGGATTGGTTCAATATAATTCTGGTGCAGATATTAGCTTCAATGTTGCAGGTGGAACTGGTTTAGGTTTAATAGATGCTGCAACAGAAAAAAATGGTTATGCAATAGGAGTTGACTCTGACCAAGCGATGTTATTTAAAGATTCAGATCCTGAAAAGGCAGCACATATTGCTTCTTCAGCAGTAAAGAGAATAGATCAAGCAATATTTGATGCTGTTAAGAAACATATTGAAGGCACTCTTGAATATGGTACACATAATTCAATGGGAGTAGCTGAAGGTGCAGTTGGTCTTGCTAAGAATGAGTATTATGATAAATTACCACAAGACATTAAGGATAAAATCATAGAGATAGAGCAAGAAATAGCTAATGGAGAAATAAAGGTGGGAACTGCTTTTGGAGTATCTACAGATAAGATAAACGAGTTAAGAGAATCTGTTAGGCCTTAA
- a CDS encoding aspartyl-phosphate phosphatase Spo0E family protein, which translates to MKNEINKIREKLYKEMESRDNDYGEVVRISEELDKLIVEYYLEEGKG; encoded by the coding sequence ATGAAAAACGAAATTAATAAAATTAGAGAAAAACTATATAAAGAGATGGAATCTAGAGACAATGATTATGGGGAAGTAGTTAGAATAAGCGAAGAATTGGATAAACTTATTGTAGAGTATTATTTAGAAGAGGGAAAAGGTTAA
- a CDS encoding heavy metal translocating P-type ATPase: MMENKKISIDVLGMTCAACSARIEKSLGKQEGVESAVVNLLSNKANIEFDPNKIKPKDLIKVIEKTGYEVPVVKQTFMIEGMTCAACSTRVEKALNKLEGVKAAVNLSTNKAVVEYLSGLTDEQTLIKVIEKTGYKAEIEVERDLDREKELREKEIKSLKTSFIISAILSIPLFSAMFFHMAGIDNILSNGWFQLILATPVQFIIGYRFYKGAYNALRGGGANMDVLISMGTSAAYFYSIYNLLKGVHEYYFESSAVIITLIILGKTFEAVAKGKTSEAIKKLMGLQPKTARVIKDGAEMDIPIEKVEIGDIIVVRPGEKIPVDGVIVEGNSAVDESMITGESIPTDKGIDDEVIGATINKFGAFKFRATKIGKDTVLSQIIKLVEDAQGSKAPVQRLADKISGIFVPIVVVIALITFVGFYFIKGDFNIGLINAVAVLVIACPCALGLATPTAIMVGTGKGAENGILIKSGEHLERSHEMDTIVFDKTGTITKGEPEVTDIVSLMEIDRDEILRIAASVEKTSEHPLGQSIVKKGEDELLQLSIPTDFAAIPGKGLRAVLEGKEILIGNRKLMADSNISILEGEKDLLRLEEEGKTAMLISIDNKLSGIIAVADQIKETSKKAIEQLKSMGLEVYMITGDNERTAKAIAKEVGITNVLAEVLPENKAEVVEQIKSEGKHVGMVGDGINDAPALAAADVGFAIGTGTDVAMEAADITLMRGDLSGVVTAIKLSHRTMRTIKQNLFWAFFYNTIGIPFAALGFLDPMIAGAAMAFSSVSVVTNSLRLKKFSGK, from the coding sequence ATAATGGAAAACAAGAAAATAAGCATAGATGTGCTTGGAATGACTTGTGCAGCTTGCTCTGCAAGAATAGAAAAATCCTTAGGCAAACAGGAAGGGGTAGAGTCAGCAGTGGTGAATTTACTTTCCAATAAGGCCAATATAGAGTTTGATCCTAACAAAATTAAACCAAAGGATTTAATTAAAGTCATAGAAAAAACAGGATATGAGGTACCTGTAGTCAAGCAAACTTTTATGATAGAAGGTATGACTTGTGCAGCTTGTTCCACTAGAGTAGAAAAGGCTCTGAATAAATTAGAAGGAGTTAAGGCTGCAGTTAATTTATCAACTAATAAGGCAGTGGTAGAATATCTATCTGGATTAACAGATGAACAGACTTTAATTAAAGTCATAGAAAAAACAGGATATAAGGCAGAGATAGAAGTAGAAAGAGATTTAGACAGAGAAAAAGAACTTAGGGAGAAGGAAATAAAATCTCTAAAAACATCATTTATCATCTCAGCCATATTAAGTATACCTTTATTTTCTGCAATGTTTTTTCATATGGCAGGAATTGATAATATATTAAGTAATGGATGGTTTCAATTAATCCTTGCCACCCCTGTACAATTTATTATAGGCTATAGGTTTTATAAAGGAGCGTATAATGCTTTAAGAGGTGGAGGAGCTAATATGGATGTTCTCATTTCCATGGGAACATCAGCAGCCTACTTTTATAGTATATATAACTTATTAAAGGGAGTTCATGAATATTATTTTGAATCTTCAGCAGTTATTATAACTCTAATTATCCTAGGAAAAACATTTGAAGCAGTGGCGAAGGGAAAGACTTCAGAGGCCATAAAGAAATTAATGGGATTACAGCCTAAGACAGCAAGAGTTATAAAAGATGGAGCAGAGATGGATATACCTATAGAGAAGGTAGAAATAGGAGATATTATAGTTGTTAGACCAGGAGAAAAAATACCAGTTGATGGAGTCATAGTAGAAGGAAACTCTGCAGTAGATGAGTCTATGATTACAGGAGAAAGTATTCCTACAGATAAGGGAATAGATGATGAGGTAATAGGAGCTACAATAAATAAGTTTGGTGCTTTTAAATTTAGAGCAACTAAAATAGGTAAGGATACAGTATTATCTCAAATCATTAAGCTGGTGGAAGATGCCCAAGGCTCTAAAGCACCAGTTCAAAGATTGGCAGATAAAATATCTGGAATATTTGTACCAATAGTTGTTGTCATTGCATTGATTACATTTGTAGGATTTTATTTTATTAAAGGAGACTTTAATATAGGTCTTATAAATGCAGTTGCAGTTTTAGTAATAGCTTGCCCTTGTGCATTAGGATTAGCCACACCTACAGCTATAATGGTTGGTACTGGTAAGGGAGCTGAAAATGGAATACTGATTAAATCCGGAGAACATCTAGAGAGATCTCATGAAATGGATACAATAGTATTTGATAAAACGGGTACAATAACAAAGGGAGAACCAGAGGTAACAGATATAGTTTCTCTTATGGAAATAGATAGAGATGAAATTCTTAGAATAGCTGCCTCTGTAGAAAAAACTTCAGAACATCCATTAGGTCAATCAATAGTAAAAAAAGGGGAAGACGAATTACTTCAACTGTCTATTCCTACAGATTTTGCAGCAATACCAGGAAAAGGACTTAGGGCAGTTCTTGAAGGTAAAGAAATACTAATTGGAAATAGAAAATTAATGGCAGATAGTAATATCTCCATATTAGAAGGAGAAAAAGATTTATTAAGGCTAGAAGAAGAAGGTAAAACAGCAATGTTAATATCTATAGATAATAAATTATCTGGAATTATAGCTGTGGCAGACCAAATAAAAGAGACTTCAAAGAAGGCAATAGAACAGTTAAAATCTATGGGATTAGAAGTTTATATGATAACAGGAGATAACGAAAGAACTGCTAAAGCCATAGCTAAAGAAGTAGGTATAACAAATGTATTGGCAGAAGTTTTACCAGAGAATAAAGCAGAGGTAGTAGAACAGATTAAATCAGAAGGAAAACACGTAGGTATGGTTGGAGATGGTATCAATGATGCACCGGCTTTGGCAGCAGCAGATGTGGGCTTTGCCATAGGTACAGGTACAGATGTTGCCATGGAGGCAGCAGATATAACCCTTATGAGGGGAGATTTATCTGGAGTAGTTACAGCCATTAAACTAAGTCATAGAACCATGAGAACCATAAAGCAAAACTTATTCTGGGCATTTTTCTATAATACTATAGGAATACCTTTTGCAGCCTTAGGTTTTCTAGATCCAATGATAGCAGGTGCAGCCATGGCTTTTAGTTCAGTTTCAGTAGTTACAAATTCACTTAGATTAAAAAAATTCAGTGGAAAGTAA
- a CDS encoding transposase has product MHNIIEEMNLKFLDSAYSNKGRKPAVESKTMLKILVFAYINRKYSARDIEDACKYDIRFRWLLDNGKSPDHVTINRFRNKIYPFMDEILHQLVNLLVEQGEMDLKVYT; this is encoded by the coding sequence GTGCACAATATTATTGAGGAGATGAATTTAAAGTTTTTAGATAGTGCCTACTCTAATAAAGGTAGAAAACCAGCTGTAGAATCAAAAACCATGTTGAAAATTCTAGTTTTTGCATACATAAATAGAAAATATTCAGCTAGAGATATTGAAGATGCCTGTAAATATGATATTCGATTCAGATGGCTTTTAGATAATGGAAAATCCCCTGATCATGTAACCATCAATAGATTTAGGAATAAGATATATCCTTTCATGGATGAAATATTACATCAACTAGTAAACTTACTAGTAGAACAAGGAGAAATGGATTTAAAAGTGTATACATAG
- a CDS encoding FeoA family protein, producing the protein MNTLSLASLKPKECGRIKEISGCCKAKKRLYELGLHKNACVKVVKNDFGPIIINLSGNKLALGRGLASQVFIEN; encoded by the coding sequence ATGAACACTTTATCTTTAGCTTCCTTAAAACCCAAGGAATGTGGCAGGATTAAAGAAATTTCAGGTTGTTGTAAAGCAAAAAAAAGATTATACGAATTAGGACTTCATAAAAATGCCTGTGTTAAAGTTGTTAAAAATGATTTTGGCCCTATTATTATTAATTTATCTGGTAACAAATTGGCTTTAGGTCGTGGTTTAGCATCTCAAGTATTTATTGAAAATTAA
- the rbsK gene encoding ribokinase produces MNKVLVIGSLNTDMVVSVERIPMIGETTLASYVEKHNGGKGANQAVACSRFGAKTYMIGAIGNDEDGKALQQSLKNDDIDITGIKIDQNQKTGMAWITVDKNADNSIVVIPGANGSITKEDIEANEGLFNEVGIILLQLEIPIETVEYAINKGKEKGCTIILNPAPAIELSPSILSKIDIITPNKSELDTLTKDIVAEDSYKKALELIKFGVGNVICTLGENGALLVNKNGKIEFPGLTVDAIDTTGAGDCFNGVLAAEIANGNSVEEAIEYAIKASAISVTRKGAQSSMPKRQDVLGNYKFLGGI; encoded by the coding sequence ATGAATAAGGTGCTTGTTATTGGAAGTTTAAATACAGACATGGTAGTTTCTGTGGAGAGAATCCCTATGATAGGTGAAACTACATTAGCCTCTTATGTGGAGAAGCATAATGGAGGAAAAGGTGCTAATCAAGCTGTAGCTTGTTCTAGATTTGGAGCAAAAACCTATATGATTGGGGCCATAGGAAATGATGAAGATGGAAAGGCGCTTCAACAAAGTTTAAAGAATGATGATATTGATATTACTGGAATTAAAATAGATCAAAATCAAAAAACAGGAATGGCGTGGATAACTGTTGATAAAAATGCAGACAACTCTATAGTAGTTATACCCGGAGCTAATGGAAGCATTACAAAAGAAGATATTGAGGCAAATGAAGGATTATTTAACGAAGTTGGTATTATTTTACTACAATTAGAAATTCCAATAGAAACAGTAGAATATGCCATAAACAAAGGAAAAGAAAAAGGATGCACTATAATACTGAATCCTGCACCAGCTATAGAATTAAGTCCTAGCATATTAAGTAAAATTGATATTATAACTCCAAATAAAAGTGAATTAGATACCCTCACTAAGGATATTGTTGCAGAGGATTCATATAAAAAGGCATTAGAACTAATCAAGTTTGGTGTTGGTAATGTAATTTGTACTTTGGGTGAAAACGGTGCATTACTTGTTAATAAAAATGGGAAAATTGAATTTCCGGGACTTACTGTAGATGCTATTGATACAACAGGTGCTGGGGATTGCTTTAATGGTGTATTGGCAGCAGAAATTGCCAATGGTAACAGTGTTGAGGAAGCTATAGAATATGCTATAAAAGCTTCAGCAATAAGTGTTACTAGAAAAGGTGCTCAATCATCTATGCCCAAAAGGCAAGATGTGTTAGGTAATTATAAATTTTTAGGAGGAATTTAA
- a CDS encoding helix-turn-helix domain-containing protein, translating to MNEIKKILNYKDVGLRIRLEREKLGLSREKFAELIGLSSFYIGQLERGDRKMSVDTLANISKTLNVSVDYLLYGYNYYMENIKVSEAIDDIYRVSIDNEIKELLDILKGSSKEQISLLKDIYKLILPSIKK from the coding sequence ATGAATGAAATTAAAAAAATATTAAATTATAAAGATGTAGGATTAAGAATTAGATTAGAAAGAGAAAAATTAGGATTATCTAGAGAAAAATTTGCTGAATTAATTGGATTATCATCATTTTATATTGGTCAACTGGAAAGAGGAGATCGTAAAATGAGTGTAGATACTTTAGCAAATATATCTAAGACTTTAAATGTATCTGTAGATTATCTCCTATATGGTTATAATTACTATATGGAGAATATAAAGGTTTCAGAAGCAATTGATGATATTTATAGGGTGTCTATTGATAATGAAATAAAAGAATTATTAGATATACTAAAGGGTAGCTCTAAAGAACAAATATCTCTTCTAAAAGATATTTATAAACTTATTTTGCCTTCCATTAAAAAATAA
- a CDS encoding aspartyl-phosphate phosphatase Spo0E family protein — MKNKIDKLREHLHQVVQSNDNAGVLKVSQELDKLIIEYYKEQNFKEEDRE, encoded by the coding sequence ATGAAGAATAAAATTGATAAACTAAGGGAACATTTACATCAAGTGGTTCAATCTAACGACAATGCAGGGGTATTAAAGGTAAGTCAAGAACTTGATAAATTGATAATAGAATATTATAAAGAACAAAATTTTAAAGAAGAAGATAGAGAATAG